The Mesorhizobium loti DNA segment ACAATGCCGAGCAGGAAGCTGAAACTGATGCCGACGAGGCCGATTGTCAGTGAAATGCGTGCGCCATAGATGATGCGCGAGAGCACATCGCGTCCCAGCCTGTCGGTGCCTGCCAGAAAGAGCTGGCCGTTTTCGGCAGGGCAGACAAAATGCCTGTCACCTGCGATCAGGCCCCAGAACCAATAACTGTCGCCCTTGCAGAAGAAACGGATCCGCTGAACATCATCCTGTTTGTCTGTGTAGTTCCGCTTGAGGGTGTCCATATCCAGCGTCATCTGGCGGCCATAGACGAAAGGCCCGACGAACTGGCCGTTGTGGAACAGGTGCACGCGCTGCGGCGGCGAATAGATGTAGTCCATGTTGCGCGTATGCAGATTGTAGGGCGCCAGGAACTCGCAGATCAGTATCCCGAAATAAAGCACTGCCAGGAATATGCCGGATACAACGGCAAGCCGGTGCCTTCGGAATTTCCACCACATCAGCCGTAGCTGCGACGCCTGATAGACCTTCGATTGCTCCGGCGTCATCGCCTCGACCGACTGCAGGTCAAAGGGCGCGATGGAAACGTAGTGTTGCAGTGGAGCACCCGGAGCGGGCAGTGGCGATTGCGTGTTCATTTGGTGCTGCCGCCCTGCAAACGAATTCGTGGATCAAGCAGCGCCAGCGCCAGGTCGGAAATCAGCACGCCGATTACCGTCAGGAAGGCGAGGAACATCAGGAACGACCCTGCCAGATACATATCCTGGCTTTGCAGCGCCCTGATCAGCATCGGCCCGGTCGTTTCCAAGGACAGCACGATCGCGGTGATTTCGGCGCCGGAGATGATGGCCGGCAGGATAGAGCCGATGTCGGAAATGAAGAAATTGAGCGCCATGCGCAGCGGATATTTGACCAGCGCCTTGAAGGGATGAAGGCCTTTGGCACGCGCGGTCACGACATATTGCTTGTGTAGCTCGTCGAGCAGATTGGCGCGCAGCCGCCGGATCATGCTTGCCGTGCCCCCGGTGCCGATGATCAAGACTGGGATCCAGAGATGGGCGAGGATCGACTGCGCCTTGGCCCAGCTCATC contains these protein-coding regions:
- a CDS encoding oligopeptide ABC transporter permease produces the protein MNTQSPLPAPGAPLQHYVSIAPFDLQSVEAMTPEQSKVYQASQLRLMWWKFRRHRLAVVSGIFLAVLYFGILICEFLAPYNLHTRNMDYIYSPPQRVHLFHNGQFVGPFVYGRQMTLDMDTLKRNYTDKQDDVQRIRFFCKGDSYWFWGLIAGDRHFVCPAENGQLFLAGTDRLGRDVLSRIIYGARISLTIGLVGISFSFLLGIVIGGLAGYHGGIFDLIVQRIIEVLQSIPSIPLWLALAAIMPITWSPILIYFGITVILGLIHWTGLARAVRSKLLALREEDYVLAAQLMGASSSRIIGRHLIPGFMSHLIATATISIPGMILGETALSFLGLGLRAPTTSWGILLTEARSVSVIAFYPWLLLPMLPVILVIMAFNFFGDGLRDAADPYK